The following are from one region of the Oncorhynchus masou masou isolate Uvic2021 chromosome 24, UVic_Omas_1.1, whole genome shotgun sequence genome:
- the LOC135513210 gene encoding beta-1,3-galactosyltransferase 2-like — translation MQWRRWHYCPIKMTWTVKRSLFRTHVAGLLSLALLFTLFLFFSHQDWLPGRTGTRDNPLAYTVRGFRTARAEANQSLSLRSLWKETGYVPPKPHLNISSQQPEGGGGGGAMMGVTGLENSMSANNSLQQEMGVGGRLNAQPYRYIINQPFKCRDRTPFLVLLIAAEPGQADARNAIRQTWGNESVAMGLTFVRLFLLGLGRSSDSYTQTAIEEESRVHNDIIQQDYQDTYYNLTIKTLMGINWVASHCPQARYVMKTDSDMFVNTEYLIQKLLKPELPPRQSYFTGYLMRGYAPNRNKDSKWYMPPELYPSERYPIFCSGTGYVFSGDMAERIYQASLSIRRLHLEDVYVGICLAKLRIDPTPPPNEFLFNHWRVSYSSCKYSHLITSHQFQPNELVKYWNHLQSNKHNACINMAKEKNGKYRHRKYHAERPQ, via the coding sequence ATGCAGTGGAGACGTTGGCACTACTGCCCCATCAAGATGACCTGGACCGTGAAGCGCTCGCTCTTCCGGACCCACGTGGCGGGCCTCCTGTCCCTGGCCCTCCTCTTCACACTCTTTCTTTTTTTCAGCCACCAGGACTGGCTGCCGGGCCGGACCGGAACCCGGGACAACCCCCTGGCCTACACCGTCAGGGGCTTCCGCACGGCCAGGGCCGAAGCAAACCAGAGCCTGAGTCTGCGGAGCCTGTGGAAGGAGACGGGCTACGTGCCTCCCAAGCCCCATCTCAACATCAGCTCCCAGCAGCCtgagggtggaggtggtggaggagccATGATGGGCGTGACGGGACTGGAGAACTCAATGAGTGCCAACAACAGTTTACAGCAGGAAatgggagtgggagggaggctcAATGCCCAGCCCTATCGCTACATCATCAACCAGCCCTTCAAGTGCAGAGACAGAACCCCATTCCTGGTGCTGCTTATCGCTGCAGAGCCAGGCCAGGCAGACGCCAGGAATGCCATCCGGCAGACATGGGGCAACGAGAGCGTGGCCATGGGCCTGACCTTCGTCCGACTCTTCCTGCTGGGTTTGGGGCGTAGCTCAGACTCGTACACCCAGACAGCCATCGAGGAGGAGAGCCGGGTCCACAATGACATCATTCAGCAGGACTACCAGGACACATACTACAACCTCACCATCAAAACCCTGATGGGCATTAACTGGGTGGCCAGCCACTGCCCCCAAGCGCGCTATGTCATGAAGACTGACAGTGACATGTTTGTCAACACGGAGTATCTCATCCAGAAGCTGCTGAAGCCAGAGCTTCCGCCCAGACAGAGCTACTTCACTGGCTATCTGATGAGGGGCTACGCGCCCAACCGAAACAAGGACAGCAAGTGGTACATGCCTCCTGAGCTGTACCCTAGTGAGAGGTACCCCATCTTCTGCTCGGGGACAGGGTACGTGTTCTCCGGAGACATGGCGGAGAGGATCTACCAGGCATCTCTGAGCATACGGAGGCTGCACCTGGAGGACGTTTACGTTGGCATCTGCCTGGCCAAGCTGCGCATCGACCCCACGCCGCCGCCCAACGAGTTCCTCTTCAACCACTGGAGGGTATCCTACTCCAGCTGTAAGTACAGCCACCTCATCACCTCCCACCAGTTCCAGCCCAACGAACTGGTGAAATACTGGAACCACCTGCAGAGCAACAAGCACAACGCCTGCATCAACATGGCCAAGGAGAAGAACGGGAAGTATAGACACAGGAAGTACCACGCAGAGAGACCTCAGTGA